The Mycolicibacterium mageritense genome contains a region encoding:
- a CDS encoding S-(hydroxymethyl)mycothiol dehydrogenase, protein MPQQVRGVIARSKGAPVEVTNIVIPDPGPGEVVVRVQACGVCHTDLTYRDGGINDEFPFLLGHEAAGVVEEVGAGVESVAVGDFVILNWRAVCGQCRACKRGRPQYCFDTFNATQKMTLEDGTELTPALGIGAFAEKTLVHAGQCTKVDASADPAVVGLLGCGVMAGLGAAVNTGNVSRGDSVAVIGCGGVGDAAIMGARLAGAGTIIAIDRDPRKLEWAKELGATHTVNAADSDAVEAVQDLTGGFGADVVIDAVGRPETWKQAFYARDLAGTVVLVGVPTPDMTLQMPLIDFFSRGGSLKSSWYGDCLPERDFPTLVDLYQQGRLPLEKFVSERIKLDEVEDAFHTMHEGKVLRSVVEL, encoded by the coding sequence ATGCCACAACAAGTTCGGGGTGTGATCGCCCGGTCGAAGGGTGCCCCGGTCGAGGTCACCAACATCGTCATCCCCGATCCCGGACCCGGTGAAGTGGTCGTCCGCGTGCAGGCGTGCGGCGTGTGCCACACGGACCTGACCTATCGCGACGGTGGCATCAACGACGAGTTCCCGTTCCTGCTCGGCCACGAGGCCGCGGGCGTGGTCGAAGAGGTCGGTGCGGGCGTGGAGTCCGTGGCGGTCGGCGACTTCGTGATCCTCAACTGGCGCGCGGTGTGCGGCCAGTGCCGGGCCTGCAAGCGCGGCCGCCCGCAGTACTGCTTCGACACGTTCAACGCCACCCAGAAGATGACCCTCGAAGACGGCACCGAACTGACGCCGGCGCTGGGCATCGGCGCGTTCGCCGAGAAGACGCTCGTCCACGCCGGGCAGTGCACCAAGGTCGATGCGAGTGCGGATCCCGCCGTGGTCGGGTTGCTGGGCTGCGGCGTGATGGCCGGCCTCGGCGCCGCGGTGAACACCGGCAACGTCTCTCGTGGCGACTCGGTCGCGGTGATCGGCTGCGGCGGCGTGGGTGATGCGGCCATCATGGGAGCGCGGCTCGCGGGAGCGGGCACCATCATCGCGATCGACCGGGATCCCCGAAAGTTGGAATGGGCCAAGGAACTCGGCGCCACCCACACGGTGAACGCCGCGGACTCCGACGCTGTCGAAGCCGTGCAGGATCTCACCGGTGGCTTCGGCGCCGATGTCGTGATCGACGCGGTCGGCCGCCCCGAGACCTGGAAGCAGGCGTTCTACGCACGCGACCTGGCCGGCACCGTGGTGCTCGTCGGCGTGCCCACCCCCGACATGACCCTGCAGATGCCGCTCATCGACTTCTTCTCCCGCGGTGGATCATTGAAGTCCTCCTGGTACGGCGACTGCCTGCCCGAACGCGACTTCCCGACGCTCGTGGACCTCTACCAGCAGGGCCGGCTGCCACTGGAGAAATTTGTCTCCGAGCGCATCAAGCTCGACGAGGTCGAGGACGCGTTCCACACCATGCACGAGGGCAAGGTGCTGCGGTCGGTGGTCGAGCTGTGA
- a CDS encoding MBL fold metallo-hydrolase, whose translation MSGPLRIDRVVTSGTFSLDGGTWDVDNNVWVIGDDSEVVIVDAAHTAPQIVEAVAGRNVVAVVVTHGHDDHVTVAPQLATELCAPVLLHPGDDMLWKASHPEEKFWNLDAGLRIGVAGTEIEVIHTPGHSPGSVCLHLPEAGALFSGDTLFNGGPGATGRSYSDFPTIIDSIRSSVLTLPEETRVYTGHGDHTTIGTEAPHLAEWIARGH comes from the coding sequence GTGAGCGGGCCGCTGCGCATCGACCGCGTCGTCACCTCGGGCACGTTCAGCCTCGACGGGGGCACCTGGGACGTCGACAACAACGTGTGGGTGATCGGCGACGACTCCGAGGTCGTCATCGTCGACGCCGCGCACACCGCCCCTCAGATCGTCGAGGCGGTTGCGGGGCGCAATGTGGTGGCGGTCGTCGTGACCCACGGGCACGACGACCACGTCACGGTCGCGCCCCAACTCGCCACCGAGCTGTGTGCGCCCGTGCTGCTGCATCCCGGCGACGACATGCTGTGGAAGGCAAGCCATCCCGAAGAGAAATTCTGGAACCTCGACGCGGGTCTGCGGATCGGCGTTGCGGGCACCGAGATCGAGGTCATCCACACCCCCGGACACTCGCCCGGCTCGGTCTGCCTGCACCTGCCCGAGGCCGGCGCACTGTTCTCCGGCGACACCCTGTTCAACGGCGGACCCGGCGCCACCGGCCGTTCCTACAGCGACTTTCCCACCATCATCGACTCCATCCGGTCGTCGGTGCTGACGCTGCCGGAAGAGACCCGCGTCTACACTGGCCACGGTGACCACACCACCATCGGCACCGAAGCACCGCACCTGGCCGAGTGGATCGCGCGGGGGCACTGA